In Mauremys reevesii isolate NIE-2019 linkage group 8, ASM1616193v1, whole genome shotgun sequence, a single genomic region encodes these proteins:
- the ELOVL1 gene encoding elongation of very long chain fatty acids protein 1 has translation MEAIVTMYRDFMKGTDPRIAEYPLMQSPFLMMGILLGYVYFVLSLGPRLMANRKPFDLKKFMVVYNFFLVGLSLYIVYEFLMAGWLTGYTWRCDPVDFSQDPKALRMVRVAWLFVFSKFIELMDTVIFVLRKKNEQVTFLHLFHHSVLPWSWWWGAKFGPGGMGSFHAMINSMVHVVMYSYYGLSAAGPAFQKYLWWKKHITAVQLAQFVIVSIHISQYYFMPGCQYQYPIFIHLIWIYGTIFFILFSNFWYHSYTKGKRLPKGAQYPAQLQHNGISLHENSAVTNGKVKAN, from the exons ATGGAAGCAATTGTAACAATGTACCGGGACTTCATGAAGGGAACAG ACCCCCGCATAGCTGAGTACCCACTGATGCAGTCGCCCTTCCTCATGATGGGGATCCTGCTGGGCTATGTCTACTTTGTGCTATCCCTGGGCCCCCGGCTGATGGCGAACAGGAAGCCCTTTGACCTGAAGAAGTTCATGGTGGTCTACAACTTCTTCCTGGTGGGCCTCTCACTCTACATTGTCTATGAG TTCCTGATGGCAGGCTGGCTGACGGGATACACCTGGAGATGTGACCCTGTGGATTTTTCCCAGGACCCCAAGGCCCTTCGG ATGGTCCGTGTAGCTTGGCTTTTTGTCTTCTCCAAGTTCATTGAGCTGATGGACACG GTGATCTTCGTCCTGCGCAAGAAGAATGAGCAGGTCACCTTCCTGCACCTCTTCCACCATTCTGTCCTGCCTTGGAGCTGGTGGTGGGGTGCTAAGTTTGGCCCAG GGGGAATGGGTTCCTTCCATGCCATGATCAACTCCATGGTGCATGTCGTCATGTATTCCTACTATGGGCTTTCGGCGGCAGGGCCTGCCTTTCAGAAGTACCTGTGGTGGAAGAAGCACATCACAGCTGTCCAGCTG GCACAGTTCGTGATCGTCTCCATCCACATCTCCCAATACTACTTCATGCCCGGCTGCCAGTACCAGTACCCCATCTTCATCCACCTCATCTGGATTTATGGGACCATCTTCTTCATCCTCTTCTCCAACTTCTGGTACCACTCCTACACCAAGGGCAAGCGGCTGCCCAAGGGGGCCCAGtacccagcccagctccagcacaACGGCATCAGCCTGCACGAGAACAGCGCTGTCACCAACGGCAAAGTCAAAGCCAACTAG